One part of the Homo sapiens chromosome 19, GRCh38.p14 Primary Assembly genome encodes these proteins:
- the CLEC11A gene encoding C-type lectin domain family 11 member A precursor — protein sequence MQAAWLLGALVVPQLLGFGHGARGAEREWEGGWGGAQEEEREREALMLKHLQEALGLPAGRGDENPAGTVEGKEDWEMEEDQGEEEEEEATPTPSSGPSPSPTPEDIVTYILGRLAGLDAGLHQLHVRLHALDTRVVELTQGLRQLRNAAGDTRDAVQALQEAQGRAEREHGRLEGCLKGLRLGHKCFLLSRDFEAQAAAQARCTARGGSLAQPADRQQMEALTRYLRAALAPYNWPVWLGVHDRRAEGLYLFENGQRVSFFAWHRSPRPELGAQPSASPHPLSPDQPNGGTLENCVAQASDDGSWWDHDCQRRLYYVCEFPF from the exons ATGCAGGCAGCCTGGCTTTTGGGGGCTTTGGTGGTCCCCCAGCTCTTGGGCTTTGGCCATGGGGCTCGGGGAGCAgagagggagtgggagggaggctggggaggtgCCCAGGAGGAGGAGCGGGAGAGGGAGGCCCTGATGCTGAAG catCTGCAGGAAGCCCTAGGACTGCCTGCTGGGAGGGGGGATGAGAATCCTGCCGGAACTGTTGAGGGAAAAGAGGactgggagatggaggaggaccagggggaggaagaggaggaggaagcaacGCCAACCCCATCCTCCggccccagcccctctcccacccctgaGGACATCGTCACTTACATCC TGGGCCGCCTGGCCGGCCTGGACGCAGGCCTGCACCAGCTGCACGTCCGTCTGCACGCGTTGGACACCCGCGTGGTCGAGCTGACCCAGGGGCTGCGGCAGCTGCGGAACGCGGCAGGCGACACCCGCGATGCCGTGCAAGCCCTGCAGGAGGCGCAGGGTCGCGCCGAGCGCGAGCACGGCCGCTTGGAGG GCTGCCTGAAGGGGCTGCGCCTGGGCCACAAGTGCTTCCTGCTCTCGCGCGACTTCGAAGCTCAGGCGGCGGCGCAGGCGCGGTGCACGGCGCGGGGCGGGAGCCTGGCGCAGCCGGCAGACCGCCAGCAGATGGAGGCGCTCACTCGGTACCTGCGCGCGGCGCTCGCTCCCTACAACTGGCCCGTGTGGCTGGGCGTGCACGATCGGCGCGCCGAGGGCCTCTACCTCTTCGAAAACGGCCAGCGCGTGTCCTTCTTCGCCTGGCATCGCTCACCCCGCCCCGAGCTCGGCGCCCAGCCCAGCGCCTCGCCGCATCCGCTCAGCCCGGACCAGCCCAACGGTGGCACGCTCGAGAACTGCGTGGCGCAGGCCTCTGACGACGGCTCCTGGTGGGACCACGACTGCCAGCGGCGTCTCTACTACGTCTGCGAGTTCCCCTTCTAG